The Mauremys reevesii isolate NIE-2019 linkage group 1, ASM1616193v1, whole genome shotgun sequence genome has a segment encoding these proteins:
- the LOC120386205 gene encoding P2Y purinoceptor 1-like, with protein sequence MLHALLSSATPIVNWSVYYNLQKLAVYSSQIFCQFKRIFFNINIYGSIYFLTLISFDRYIGAVHPISSLKWWDKNKATFCTVAIWIFIFIESIPDFYYTFAVERRNDTVVCLEYIGEPLHFVVPFTVSRVVFGFLIPATVIFTCYMLTLKALQQLKKRQQRRNRIAKPLMLIFVAMIVFAIAFIPYHVMMIAVLLYRLNYQLNSDNISMIFTIYELSEIICSISSCLDPIIFILVHKNFHQRFQMIKCPAKPGCHCCRSRKVRDITVAQQRMLN encoded by the exons ATGCTACATGCATTACTTTCTTCTGCAACACCCATAGTAAACTGGAGTG TTTACTATAATCTACAGAAGTTAGCCGTATACTCCAGTCAGATATTTTGCCAGTTCAAAAGAATATTCTTCAATATTAATATCTACGGAAGTATCTATTTCCTGACACTCATCAGCTTTGACCGCTACATAGGTGCTGTCCATCCTATCAGTTCATTAAAGTGGTGGGACAAAAACAAGGCTACATTTTGTACCGTTGCAATATGGATCTTCATTTTCATTGAATCAATTCCTGATTTTTACTATACGTTTGCAGTTGAAAGACGAAATGACACTGTAGTTTGCCTGGAATACATTGGAGAACCTTTACACTTCGTAGTGCCATTCACAGTCTCCAGAGTTGTATTTGGATTCCTAATTCCAGCCACAGTCATATTCACCTGCTATATGTTGACTCTGAAGGCCTTGCAACAACTGAAGAAGCGTCAACAGAGAAGAAACAGAATTGCTAAACCTCTGATGTTGATTTTTGTGGCAATGATTGTTTTTGCTATTGCATTCATTCCATATCATGTTATGATGATAGCAGTATTACTTTACAGATTGAATTACCAACTAAACTCTGACAATATAAGCATGATATTTACCATTTATGAACTCTCTGAAATCATCTGCAGTATTAGCAGTTGCTTGGACCCAATCATTTTTATACTGGTACATAAGAATTTCCATCAAAGATTTCAAATGATAAAATGCCCTGCTAAgcctgggtgtcactgctgccgTTCACGGAAGGTCAGGGATATCACTGTGGCCCAGCAGAGAATGCTGAATTAA